GCATTTAACCCCAGAGCCGTTCCTTGAACTTTCTTGGGAAAAAAGAAGCTAATGTTTGACATAGAGGAAGCAAAATTTCCTCCTCCGAACCCTGACAGCAAAGCAAACAGTTGGAATATCCAAAGTGGCGTATCCTTACTTTGCAAAGCAAGACCAGTTCCAATCGCCGGTATCATCAATAGCGCTGTAGTGAAAAATATAGTATTTCTTCCACCCGCTATCCGCACAAAAAAAGTACTGGGTATCCTAAATGTAGCCCCACTAAGCCCGGCAATTGACATAAGAGTAAAGAGCTCAGTCTGTGAATAAGGAAAGCCCAAACTTAGCATTTGAACAGTGATAATTCCCCAATACGACCAGACCGCAAAACCACACAAAAGACTCGGTATGGAAATCCACAGATTCCTGCTAGCAACCGACTTACCACTCGTTTGCCAAAACTTTTCCTCCTCTGGTTCCCAATGTTCAAGATTGACCGACATAAAACAAATCTCCTACCAAGATATAAGAAAGCTACCCGCAAACGCCTGTAGCTAACTTAAAATTGAAAGCACTGAACCTATGGTTAATTATTTCTCGGTAGAGTTTGCGACCAGCTCACTCTAGGATCTCGGATTGCCCTCGGATTCCAATTCCACATAACTACCTGATAGGGACGCGAAATGTAGTGAAATGGCGCAACCAACAAATGAACCAAACGAGTAAAGGGAACCAAAAATAATATAACAAACGCAAGGAATACGTGTAGTTGGATTACCCAAGACAAGTTCGTAACAGCTTCAATTTGAGGGTTAAATTTGAGTATAGACCATAAATAAGGACTTAACACGCCAGCAAACCAGGAGGAGCCCCATCTAAAACCAAGCGCAATCCAACATCCCAATATAACCTGAACGAGCAATAGTATCTCAATAACTAAGTCCATCGGACTAGTAACCATTTTTACGCGAGGATTAGTTGTCCTCCGAGCTATGAGACACACTAAGCCTACTAAAATTGTTAGCGCAAAAATAAAGCCCGTAGCTTCCAATATTATCAAGCGAACCGGATCTCCATTCCACATCAGCATTCCAGATGGAAAAAGAAAGGCTATCAGATGCCCCAAAAAAACCACCAACAAACCCCAGTGAAAAGGCACAACGCCCCAAAACAACTTATTGCCCTCTAAGAACTGCGAAGAAAGTGAGGAATATTTAAAAGCGCGCGACCTGTAAACGTAAAAACAGCCAACCGCAAACACAACTATAGCCACATACGGAAACGCAATAAAAAGAAAGTTATTTAACATTGTCATAACTAATACCCGCGGGTCTTATGCCTCTTCCAAATCCATCTCAGAATAAATCGACTTCAAGAAATCACTCGTTTGCACAGGGAGCTTTTTTGACGTTAGATCGAAGTCCTCACCTAAAACACTATATAGCCCTCGCAATGCTTTAACGTAAGCAAGAGCTCGCTCGCCCTCAAACGAATTAATTAAAGTTTTATGTTGTTTTAAGTATACCTCTTCTCTCTTAGATACCTGCTGCGGCTCAAACTCAGCCGTCATCTTTCGCAATGCTGGCGCCATTATCTCGTCAACCAACTCCTCCACTAATTCTTCATCATGCAGCTTTGCTACGAGTCTAAGCAGGTTGGGAAGGTGGTCTGCTAACTCGCACCCACAATCATTGTCGCACTTCCTATGTTCGCCATTTAAATTTGCTAACAACTCCCCTCGCTTATAATCATCTCCAAAGAGCACATATCCAACATCTAGGGTTGTAATAGCCTGCACGTCAAACGAACGAGTATATAACTCCTGTATCTCCAGCAACTGCATTTGAGATATGATATCCACAAACGATGTTAAGTGTTCTACAGCTTCACCGTACCTGCTTCTAAGCACATCACAAACAGCCCTAGCCCTCTCGACATACCCATCGCTTGGATAGTCGAACAACGTCGATAAATTGATATAATGGAGTCTATCCATACTGTTTAAGCCTATAATCCACGACTCGGCGCTTCAGTAAAACCAAAACCCGTATTTCCTTTAACGTCGCCGGTAAATTCTAGTAGCTCAATCGCTTGCTCCCGGTGAGCCGCTGGAATGACAAAGCGATCGTTAAACTTAGCAAGTGAAGTCAGATAATAAATATCCTCTGCCATTTCAGCATCAAGGCCAGTATCTGCAAAAACTTCCCTCACTTTGGCTTCCGATATATCGCCAACGGTCTTCCACCTGCGATATATTCTTATCGCCATCAACTTCTTTAGTTTGTCTTTTACCTTCCTCTCATCGCCAGCACTAAACAAATTTGCCATGTACTTTAAAGGAATCCGCGCTTCTTCTATAGTTCCCCAAAGCTGCTCGGTGCTTGTGTCATACAGCCAATCATCCTCCCAAACTTTTGAAACAGAAGAGAGTTTTGCTTCTTGTTCGCTATTGTTCACGCGCTTAACTGAAGCCATTACTGGCAATAGTGGCGGAACATAAAACAACATCGGCAATGTTCTAAACTCTGGGTGAAGAGGCAACGCCAAACCCCATTCTTTTACAAACTTAAAGGTTGGTGAAGTTTGTGCTGCTTTAATGGTTGAATCAGCCACCCCGTTTCTCTTAGCCGCTTCGATTACAGCCGGATCGAAAGGATCCATCAGCATATCTAGTTGCTTGTCTACGAGTTGAGATTCCTCACAAGATGCTACTTCGTGAATTTTATCAGCGTCATACAGCACAACTCCTAAATACCTAATCCGACCAACACAAGAATGCATACAGGCCGGTGCTAAACCAGACTCAATGCGCGGAAAACACAAAATGCACTTCTCAGATTTGCCAGTATGCCAATTGTAATAGGTCTTCTTATAAGGACATGCAGTAATACACATCCTCCAACCGCGACAAACTTCCTGATTAATCAAGACAATTCCGTCCTCTCCTCGCTTGTAAAAAGCTCCAGAAGGACAAGCAGCTACGCAGGCTGGATTCAAGCAATGATTGCAAATTCTCGGCAAATAAAAGAAAGCCATCTTCTCCATCTGAAACATGGCTTCTCGCTCTTCTGCCGATAAACCCTCTAAATTAGGATCATTGCGAGCATAATCCGGAGTTCCGCTTAAATCGTCATCCCAGTTTGGACCCATCTTGATGTCCATAGGCTCACCCGTTATTAAAGAAACAGGTCGCGCCGTTGGCTGATCATCTCCTGCAGGAGACTCTATCAAATCCAAATACTTGTACGTAAACGGCTCGTAATAATCGTCAATAACTGGCAAATGCGGATTATGAAATATGTTGAGAAGACCTTTCTTTTTGCCAGCACCCTTCAAACCAACACTGCCATTTCGCTTCTCCCAACCGCCCTTATAAATGCTCTGATCCTCCCATTTGCTGGGGTAGCCAGTGCCAGGCTTAGTTTCAACATTGTTCCACCACATGTATTCGGCACCCTTGCGATCCGTCCAGATGTTCTTGCAAGCGATAGAACAAGTATGACACCCGATACACTTATCGAGGTGAAAAATCATCGAAATTTGCGATCTAATATTCATCTCTCGAACCCTAAAAAACTACCTTTTCCATCTTCGTTACCACTACATGGGTATCGCGGTTAGGAGCAACCGGCCCCCAATAGTTAAAGTGATAACTAAACTGACCATAGCCTCCACAGAGATAATTTGGCTTTAGATGCACCCTAGTACAGCTATTATGACCTCCTGCTCGCCTATTTCCCCTAACCTGCGACTTAGGTATGCCGATCGTGCGTTCTGGAACGTGATACACTATGCATACGCCAGGCGGAATGCGAGAACTTACCACCGCCCGAGCACAATACACGCCGTGGTCGTTATATACTTCTACCCAATCGTTATCTTTAATACCCAGAGCCTCCGCATCTACTTCGCTCATCCAACAAGGTTCACAGCCCCTAGACAGCGTTAGCATCCTTAGAGTATCCCCATAGGTAGAATGAATATGCCACTTGCCATGCGGAGTGAGATAATTCAACACACGCGCCTTCTTGTCCCCTAAAGTCTCCTTTAGGTCTCCATACAATTCTGGCTTTGGCGAGGGCTTATAAGTCGGCAAATGCTCTCCATAAGCTATATACATCTCGTGATCCAGATAGAAGTGCTGCCGCCCAGTAAGAGTGCGCCATGGAACTAATCGCTCAACGTTGTAAGTATATGGAGCATATGCCCGCCCATCCGTCATTAGACCAGACCACAACGGCGAATTATTGTAACGTCGCGGCTGCGCACACAGATCGGCATAGTTAATCTTAACATCCTTGCTGCCGTAGCCTAAATCAATTAACTGCATGCCTGTCTTTTTCTCGGCATTTTCATAGGCGCGCACTGTAAGTTCACCATTCGTCAACGAAGATAGGTGCAACACAGCATTAGCCGCCGATTCAGCTTCCTTAATCGACGGATAAATCTCGCCTCCTATTTTCTCCTTTGGGAAATGGCGAGAAGAAATCATCTCATCGTACTCGCGCTCACACATATAATGATTGCCGTGAGCGCCAAGACCTGTCTTGCGTATGTTTCGACCTAGGGAAATATACTTGTCGTACAGCTTAGTATAATCTCGCTCAACTATTGCGAGCTTGTGCATGGTCTTTCCAGGCACAGCGTCACATTCCCCCTTATACCAATCCTTTACTTCTGGCTGCGATATTTCATCGGCAGTATCGTGCGACAAGGGCGAAGCCACTACGTCTTTATGCACTCCGCTAAAGTGTTTCCTTGCCACTTCGCCCGTAACCCGAGATATCTCCTTAAAAATATCCCAGTCGCTCTTAGATTCCCAAACGGGGGCAACAGCTTGAGAAAGAGGATGGATAAACGAGTGTAGATCAGTGCTGTTTAAATCTGCCTTCTCATACCAGGATGCCGCTGGCAAAACGATATCGGAATAAAGCGCCGATGAATCCATGCGGAAGTTTAAATCCACTACCAAATCCATCTTCCCAGTTCCAGCAATCTCGTGCCACTTAACTTCCTCAGTCTTTCGCGGATCGTCCTTGCTAATCAAGTTCGAGTGCGTTCCGAGATAATGCTTGAGGCAATATTCATGACCCTTCATGCTGCCCACAATTGCATTACCACGCCAAATGTACCAAACCCTGGGAAAATTCTCCTCAGCTTCCGGATCACTTACAGAGTACTTTAGCTCCTTAGACTTTAGTTTATCCAAAACATACTGCTTTATGCCATCATCATCCTTAGCACCCTTTAGATTTGCCTCCTTAGCAAGCTCTAAGGTATTTTGCGCAAATTGAGGATAGAATGGCATCCAACCCATGCGAACCGATTGAAAGATTTGGTCAGCAGTATGTTGGCGCGTCCACTTGTTATCTGGAACCGTATTGTACTTAGAAAACTGCCCATCATAGCGATACTGGCAAGTGTTAATATAGTGCCACAGTGGCGCTTGCTGTAGGCGTATAGCTCCCTGCCAATCCTTGCCAAAAGCTATCGCAGACCATGAATCCATAGGAGCAAGCTTTTCTTGCCCCACATAGTGATTTAAGCCTCCACCGTTTTTACCAACGCAACCAGACAGCATTAACGCCATTGCACCTGCGCGATAGATCAAGTTCTGGTGATACCAGTGATTAATACCGGCACCAATAATAATCATGCATTTACCTTCCGTGGTATTTGCAGTATTTGCCCACTCGCGCGCAAATTGAATGACAGTCTTAGAATCAACACCGGTAAAAATCTCTTGCCAGGCAGGAGTATAAGCCGCATCCTTGTCCTCGTAATTCGCTGGATAGGCACCAGATAGCCCACGACCTACGCCATATTGAGCCATTATGAGATCGTAAACAGTCGTGACCGGAACTCGACCATTTACAGTTTCTACGTATTTTACCGGCACTCCTCTTAACTGCTTACTGTCTAAGCCGAATTCCACAAATTCTGTTGACAGCACTTCATCGTAGTATTGAAGCAAACTAAGCACTGGAGAGAACGGGCGATTGTCAACCTCGTTCTCCAGCAACATATTCCACTTTCCCTGCTCCTTACCCCAACGAGAGCCCATGCTACCCTTTGGAACAACCAGCTCTCCAGTATTTTCGTCTATGTTAAAGAATTTCCACTTACTATTTTCAATATTCGAAAACTTCTTGATCTCATCTGCTCGCAGCAATCGTCCAGGCTGGTAGTGATCGCCATTCTTTTCAAGCTTTACCAAGAACGGACTATCGGTGTACTGCTTAACGTAGTCGATAAAATATGGTGTCTGCTTTTCGTGGTGAAACTCCTTAAGTATCACGTGAGTAACAGCCATCCAAAAAGCACCATCGCTACCAGCATGGAGCGGCACCCATTGGTCTGCATATTTACATACTTGACTAAAATCTGGCGAGAAAACTACTGCCTTAGTGCCATTGTGTCGCGACTCAGCAAAAAAATGACAATCCGGAGTACGTGTCATATTTAAACAGGCACCCATGTCAGCTATCATTTTAGCATTGTACCAATCCGCACTTTCGCACACATCGGTCTGCTCTCCCCATATTTCTGGAAAAGCAGTCGGCAAATCGCAATACCAATCGTAAAAACTTAAGTTTACCCCTCCAAAGAGTTGTAGAAAGCGAGCACCTCCAGCGTAACTTAGCATCGACATAGCTGGAATTGGCGAAAATCCGATAACGCGATCGGGGCCATGTTTCTTGGCGGTATAAATATTAGCAACCGCCATAATCTCCAAAACCTCATCCCAACTCGCCCGTCTAAATCCGCCCTTTCCGCGAGCAGTTTGATAACTCTTGCGTTTAGTAGCGTCCTTTTGCAAGTTTTCCCAAGCAACATACGCATCGCCATCTGCCTTCCTCTTTTCTTCCCTGAAGGCATCTATCAACGCTCCCCTAATTAGAGGATACTTAATTCTAAGTGGACTATATAAATACCACGAAAACGAAATTCCCCTCTGACATCCACGAGGCTCGTAAGGAGGTAGTGAACCCTCTAACAAGGGATAATCTAGCTGCTGTGTCTCCCAAACGACAATGCCATCCTTTACATGAATCTGCCATGAGCAACCGCCAGTGCAGTTTACTCCATGCGTACTGCGAACAACTTTATCATGCTGAAAACGATTGCGGTAAAACTCCTCCCACTGTCGAGTTTCCGGTGATATTATGTCCTTAATCCAACTCATCTCTTTATCTCACCTGCTAAAAAATTGAACGTTACCGTTAAGAGGAATAAAGCCTATTCCGATTTAACTTGCCTGCTGTAGATATCTTCATTGACCATCTTTTTCTTCCTGCCACACCACACCAACGAATAAAATCCGAGAAGAACCACTGCGCCAAAAATACCGCCGAAGAAAAGACGCATGCCGTACGCTTTGGGTCGCTGATTAGTAGCTTGGCTATCGACATGTTTTAAAAATGCAACTAGGTGCGTTACCTCTTGTTCACTAAGCGAATTATTTACATATGCGGCCTTCATTACTGGGAATGGAGCGCTCTTAATAATCGAAGTAAGCGCCACCTCACCTCCTAAGCGAGAAAACGCCGTCGTCAAATCTTTAGCTAAGACCGCACCGCCAGTAACCGCCTCGCTCTGAGCATCGTGACAACT
This is a stretch of genomic DNA from Deltaproteobacteria bacterium. It encodes these proteins:
- a CDS encoding nitrate reductase subunit alpha, translating into MSWIKDIISPETRQWEEFYRNRFQHDKVVRSTHGVNCTGGCSWQIHVKDGIVVWETQQLDYPLLEGSLPPYEPRGCQRGISFSWYLYSPLRIKYPLIRGALIDAFREEKRKADGDAYVAWENLQKDATKRKSYQTARGKGGFRRASWDEVLEIMAVANIYTAKKHGPDRVIGFSPIPAMSMLSYAGGARFLQLFGGVNLSFYDWYCDLPTAFPEIWGEQTDVCESADWYNAKMIADMGACLNMTRTPDCHFFAESRHNGTKAVVFSPDFSQVCKYADQWVPLHAGSDGAFWMAVTHVILKEFHHEKQTPYFIDYVKQYTDSPFLVKLEKNGDHYQPGRLLRADEIKKFSNIENSKWKFFNIDENTGELVVPKGSMGSRWGKEQGKWNMLLENEVDNRPFSPVLSLLQYYDEVLSTEFVEFGLDSKQLRGVPVKYVETVNGRVPVTTVYDLIMAQYGVGRGLSGAYPANYEDKDAAYTPAWQEIFTGVDSKTVIQFAREWANTANTTEGKCMIIIGAGINHWYHQNLIYRAGAMALMLSGCVGKNGGGLNHYVGQEKLAPMDSWSAIAFGKDWQGAIRLQQAPLWHYINTCQYRYDGQFSKYNTVPDNKWTRQHTADQIFQSVRMGWMPFYPQFAQNTLELAKEANLKGAKDDDGIKQYVLDKLKSKELKYSVSDPEAEENFPRVWYIWRGNAIVGSMKGHEYCLKHYLGTHSNLISKDDPRKTEEVKWHEIAGTGKMDLVVDLNFRMDSSALYSDIVLPAASWYEKADLNSTDLHSFIHPLSQAVAPVWESKSDWDIFKEISRVTGEVARKHFSGVHKDVVASPLSHDTADEISQPEVKDWYKGECDAVPGKTMHKLAIVERDYTKLYDKYISLGRNIRKTGLGAHGNHYMCEREYDEMISSRHFPKEKIGGEIYPSIKEAESAANAVLHLSSLTNGELTVRAYENAEKKTGMQLIDLGYGSKDVKINYADLCAQPRRYNNSPLWSGLMTDGRAYAPYTYNVERLVPWRTLTGRQHFYLDHEMYIAYGEHLPTYKPSPKPELYGDLKETLGDKKARVLNYLTPHGKWHIHSTYGDTLRMLTLSRGCEPCWMSEVDAEALGIKDNDWVEVYNDHGVYCARAVVSSRIPPGVCIVYHVPERTIGIPKSQVRGNRRAGGHNSCTRVHLKPNYLCGGYGQFSYHFNYWGPVAPNRDTHVVVTKMEKVVF
- the narI gene encoding respiratory nitrate reductase subunit gamma, translated to MLNNFLFIAFPYVAIVVFAVGCFYVYRSRAFKYSSLSSQFLEGNKLFWGVVPFHWGLLVVFLGHLIAFLFPSGMLMWNGDPVRLIILEATGFIFALTILVGLVCLIARRTTNPRVKMVTSPMDLVIEILLLVQVILGCWIALGFRWGSSWFAGVLSPYLWSILKFNPQIEAVTNLSWVIQLHVFLAFVILFLVPFTRLVHLLVAPFHYISRPYQVVMWNWNPRAIRDPRVSWSQTLPRNN
- a CDS encoding MFS transporter; its protein translation is MSVNLEHWEPEEEKFWQTSGKSVASRNLWISIPSLLCGFAVWSYWGIITVQMLSLGFPYSQTELFTLMSIAGLSGATFRIPSTFFVRIAGGRNTIFFTTALLMIPAIGTGLALQSKDTPLWIFQLFALLSGFGGGNFASSMSNISFFFPKKVQGTALGLNA
- the narH gene encoding nitrate reductase subunit beta → MNIRSQISMIFHLDKCIGCHTCSIACKNIWTDRKGAEYMWWNNVETKPGTGYPSKWEDQSIYKGGWEKRNGSVGLKGAGKKKGLLNIFHNPHLPVIDDYYEPFTYKYLDLIESPAGDDQPTARPVSLITGEPMDIKMGPNWDDDLSGTPDYARNDPNLEGLSAEEREAMFQMEKMAFFYLPRICNHCLNPACVAACPSGAFYKRGEDGIVLINQEVCRGWRMCITACPYKKTYYNWHTGKSEKCILCFPRIESGLAPACMHSCVGRIRYLGVVLYDADKIHEVASCEESQLVDKQLDMLMDPFDPAVIEAAKRNGVADSTIKAAQTSPTFKFVKEWGLALPLHPEFRTLPMLFYVPPLLPVMASVKRVNNSEQEAKLSSVSKVWEDDWLYDTSTEQLWGTIEEARIPLKYMANLFSAGDERKVKDKLKKLMAIRIYRRWKTVGDISEAKVREVFADTGLDAEMAEDIYYLTSLAKFNDRFVIPAAHREQAIELLEFTGDVKGNTGFGFTEAPSRGL